From the endosymbiont of Bathymodiolus septemdierum str. Myojin knoll genome, one window contains:
- the rimM gene encoding ribosome maturation factor RimM (Essential for efficient processing of 16S rRNA) → MSISTTKRLLIGTINGLFGVQGWVKIFSHTEPRKNILTYKPWHIEVDGQWKNLEFTNGREQGKTIVAKIKDVNDREQARILIGTDIYIEKSQLPKLKSGKHYWEDLIGLEVVNQSGFVFGKVENLTDTGSNHVLIVQGKKEHWIPYVAPFLLETNLSTKKILVDWDENFLTS, encoded by the coding sequence GTGAGCATCTCTACGACAAAAAGGCTGTTGATCGGTACGATTAACGGCCTTTTTGGCGTCCAAGGCTGGGTGAAAATATTCTCACACACAGAGCCAAGAAAAAATATCCTGACCTACAAGCCTTGGCATATTGAAGTGGATGGACAATGGAAAAACTTGGAATTCACTAACGGTCGAGAGCAAGGTAAAACCATTGTTGCGAAAATTAAAGATGTGAATGACCGTGAACAGGCAAGAATTTTAATTGGTACGGATATTTATATCGAAAAATCACAATTACCAAAACTTAAAAGTGGCAAACATTATTGGGAAGACTTGATTGGACTAGAAGTGGTTAATCAATCAGGTTTTGTTTTTGGAAAAGTGGAAAATTTGACGGACACAGGCTCTAATCATGTACTTATTGTACAAGGAAAAAAAGAGCATTGGATTCCCTATGTCGCCCCCTTTCTACTTGAAACAAATTTATCAACAAAAAAGATTTTGGTTGACTGGGATGAAAATTTTTTAACAAGTTAA
- the rpsP gene encoding 30S ribosomal protein S16, whose product MVKIRLARGGAKKKPFYSIVATDSRKRRDSAYIERIGYFNPVARGQEVRLTIEEDRLEYWTSKGAQTTDRVKQLIKEFRDPSIREKRVAAQQMRAEAVAKKLAAEAKAKADEEAAAAAAEAEAKEATKAEAESATEEAPTEEEKPTE is encoded by the coding sequence ATGGTTAAAATTAGACTAGCCCGAGGTGGAGCCAAGAAAAAACCTTTTTATTCAATTGTAGCAACAGACTCTCGCAAGCGCAGAGACAGTGCTTACATTGAGCGTATTGGATATTTTAATCCAGTCGCCCGCGGACAAGAAGTTAGGTTGACCATCGAAGAAGATAGATTAGAGTATTGGACTTCAAAAGGCGCACAAACAACAGATCGTGTCAAGCAACTTATCAAAGAATTCAGAGACCCTTCAATCCGTGAAAAGCGTGTTGCAGCACAGCAAATGCGTGCAGAGGCAGTTGCAAAGAAATTAGCAGCAGAAGCGAAAGCGAAAGCGGACGAAGAGGCAGCAGCGGCAGCAGCAGAAGCAGAGGCTAAAGAAGCCACAAAGGCAGAGGCTGAATCAGCAACGGAAGAAGCGCCTACTGAAGAGGAAAAGCCAACTGAATAA
- a CDS encoding carbonic anhydrase: MNTQQAQQKLIDGNQRFVNNQTTRPEFAPQQDSVKPQMPFAIVLGCSDSRVPIETIFDQSFGDLFIIRIAGNIVAPSQIGSIEFAISMYQTPLVIVLGHTHCGAVSAAIDAHIQKNNISSGVHSITKRIQPVIDTLITDDYNHDSLVCQVADANIKQSVRQLQESSEIIRMAMTKNKLDIVGAKYILQTGEVTFFPA, translated from the coding sequence ATGAACACCCAACAAGCACAACAAAAATTAATTGACGGCAACCAAAGATTTGTCAATAATCAAACTACGAGACCTGAGTTTGCGCCTCAGCAGGATTCGGTAAAACCACAAATGCCCTTTGCTATTGTTTTAGGTTGTTCCGATTCTCGCGTGCCCATCGAAACGATTTTTGATCAAAGTTTTGGCGATTTGTTCATTATTCGCATTGCGGGCAATATCGTTGCACCTTCGCAAATTGGTAGTATCGAATTTGCGATTAGCATGTATCAAACACCATTGGTGATTGTACTCGGACATACGCATTGCGGTGCGGTATCAGCGGCCATTGATGCGCACATACAAAAAAATAATATCTCTTCAGGTGTGCATTCGATTACCAAGCGTATTCAGCCCGTTATTGATACATTAATCACCGATGATTACAATCACGATAGCTTAGTATGTCAAGTAGCGGACGCTAACATTAAACAATCGGTAAGGCAATTGCAAGAATCTTCTGAGATTATTCGCATGGCAATGACAAAGAACAAACTCGATATTGTAGGTGCAAAATACATCCTACAAACAGGTGAAGTTACTTTTTTTCCGGCTTAA
- a CDS encoding bifunctional aconitate hydratase 2/2-methylisocitrate dehydratase, translating into MKTAYLAHIDERAKNNLPPLVLNAEQTKSVVEHLISGDDDGFYLDLLTHRVPPGVDEAAYVKAGFLNSVAKGEQKCQAIDKKQATFLLGTMMGGYNIAPLIELLDNDITAQVACEALSNTLLIYEAYQSIFEKSKNNKFAKKVLNNWADAKWFTDKEALPKIIKLTVFRVEGEVNTDDLSPATEAWSRPDIPLHAQSMLVKKMDNPLATIEKLKEKGLPLAFVGDVVGTGSSRKSAINSVLWHMGNDIDFVPNKRGGGVVLGGNIAPIFFNTAEDSGALPIECDVTKLNMGDEISIYPYEGKITNSKGDIVSTFKLTPTTMADEVRAGGRIPLIIGRGLTDKTRFDLDLPVSDVFLRPIDIGSNHAGYTLAQKIVGKACGVDGIRPGTYCEPRMTTVGSQDTTGAMTRDELKELACLGFSADLVMQSFCHTAAYPKPVDLELQHSLPDFMQSRGGVALKPGDGVIHSWLNRMLLPDTVGTGGDSHTRFPIGISFPAGSGLVAFGASIGVLPLDMPESVLVRFSGTMQEGITLRDLVNAIPYVAIQQGLLTVEKENKKNIFSGRILEIEGLETLKIEQAFELTDASAERSANGCTIKLDKAPIAEYLQSNIALLSSMIEMDYEDKKTIARRIQAMQKWLDTPELLSADNNAEYAAVIDINLDDIKEPILACPNDPDDVKTLSDVANTKIDEVFIGSCMTNIGHFRAAAQLLKDESELPTELWVAPPTRMDQAQLKKEGVYKTFDAITKHTEIPGCSLCMGNQARVASNTTVVSTSTRNFPNRLGDNADVYLSSAEVAAISAKLGHIPTIKEYLSAMQAIKPAEFEIYQYLNFDQISEYKDVIGHIALDTILEE; encoded by the coding sequence ATGAAGACAGCCTACTTAGCGCATATTGATGAGCGTGCCAAAAACAATTTACCTCCTTTAGTATTAAATGCAGAGCAGACTAAGTCTGTTGTCGAGCATTTAATTAGTGGAGACGATGATGGTTTTTACTTAGATTTATTGACGCATCGCGTGCCACCTGGAGTGGATGAGGCGGCTTATGTGAAAGCGGGTTTCTTGAATAGTGTTGCCAAGGGCGAGCAAAAATGTCAGGCGATTGACAAAAAGCAGGCTACTTTCTTGTTAGGCACGATGATGGGTGGTTATAACATTGCCCCATTAATTGAGCTATTAGATAATGACATTACAGCACAAGTTGCCTGCGAGGCTTTATCTAATACTTTACTGATTTACGAAGCATATCAAAGCATTTTTGAAAAATCTAAAAACAATAAATTTGCCAAAAAAGTGTTGAATAATTGGGCAGATGCAAAATGGTTTACAGACAAAGAGGCTTTACCAAAAATAATTAAGCTCACAGTCTTTCGTGTAGAAGGTGAGGTCAATACTGACGACCTATCTCCTGCAACCGAGGCCTGGTCGCGCCCTGATATCCCACTACATGCGCAATCTATGTTGGTTAAAAAAATGGACAATCCATTGGCTACGATTGAAAAGCTTAAAGAAAAAGGTCTGCCTTTGGCGTTCGTTGGCGATGTAGTTGGCACAGGTTCTTCACGCAAATCAGCGATTAATTCTGTGCTTTGGCATATGGGCAATGATATTGATTTTGTACCTAATAAACGCGGCGGTGGCGTGGTCTTGGGTGGTAATATTGCCCCAATTTTCTTCAATACTGCCGAAGATTCAGGTGCATTGCCGATTGAATGCGATGTGACAAAGCTGAATATGGGCGATGAAATTAGCATTTATCCTTATGAGGGTAAAATTACTAATAGCAAGGGTGATATCGTTTCTACTTTTAAATTGACACCAACAACAATGGCTGATGAGGTCCGCGCTGGCGGTCGTATTCCACTTATTATTGGTCGCGGATTAACAGATAAAACTCGCTTTGATTTAGACTTGCCTGTGAGCGATGTTTTCTTACGCCCAATTGATATTGGTAGCAATCATGCAGGCTACACACTAGCACAAAAAATTGTTGGTAAAGCCTGTGGTGTTGATGGCATACGCCCTGGCACTTACTGTGAGCCGCGTATGACAACGGTGGGTTCACAAGATACCACAGGTGCAATGACGCGTGACGAACTGAAAGAATTGGCGTGTTTGGGTTTTTCTGCGGACTTAGTGATGCAAAGTTTTTGTCATACTGCCGCTTATCCAAAGCCGGTTGATTTAGAATTACAACACAGTCTGCCTGACTTTATGCAATCTCGTGGCGGCGTGGCATTAAAACCTGGCGACGGCGTGATTCATTCGTGGTTGAACCGTATGCTGTTGCCTGATACCGTCGGCACAGGAGGCGATTCACATACGCGTTTTCCGATTGGCATTAGTTTTCCCGCAGGTTCGGGTTTGGTGGCTTTTGGTGCGTCGATTGGCGTCTTACCGTTAGATATGCCCGAATCTGTTTTGGTGCGTTTTAGCGGTACAATGCAGGAAGGCATCACCCTTAGGGACTTGGTTAACGCCATTCCGTATGTGGCAATTCAACAAGGTTTACTGACGGTTGAAAAAGAAAATAAAAAGAATATTTTTTCAGGTCGTATTTTAGAAATTGAAGGTCTGGAAACTTTAAAAATTGAACAAGCCTTTGAACTCACCGATGCCTCTGCAGAACGCTCTGCAAATGGCTGCACTATTAAATTGGACAAAGCGCCAATCGCAGAATATTTACAGTCTAATATTGCACTACTTTCATCAATGATAGAAATGGACTATGAAGACAAAAAAACCATCGCTCGTCGTATTCAAGCAATGCAAAAATGGCTAGACACCCCTGAATTATTGTCAGCTGATAACAACGCTGAATATGCAGCTGTGATTGACATTAACTTAGATGATATTAAAGAGCCAATTTTGGCATGCCCAAACGACCCTGACGATGTTAAAACTTTGTCAGATGTTGCTAATACCAAGATTGACGAAGTATTCATTGGATCTTGTATGACCAACATCGGTCATTTTAGGGCGGCCGCACAACTCTTAAAAGACGAATCAGAATTACCAACCGAATTGTGGGTCGCACCACCAACACGAATGGACCAAGCGCAACTCAAAAAAGAAGGGGTGTACAAAACTTTTGATGCGATTACCAAGCACACAGAAATCCCAGGTTGCTCCTTATGTATGGGTAATCAGGCGCGCGTTGCCAGCAATACGACGGTAGTATCTACTTCTACTCGTAACTTTCCAAATCGCTTGGGTGACAATGCTGATGTCTATTTATCCTCTGCTGAAGTGGCTGCCATTTCAGCAAAACTTGGACATATTCCAACAATAAAAGAATATTTGTCTGCCATGCAAGCCATTAAACCTGCGGAATTTGAGATTTATCAGTATCTAAACTTTGACCAAATCTCTGAATACAAGGATGTGATTGGGCATATTGCATTAGATACTATCTTAGAAGAATGA
- the purB gene encoding adenylosuccinate lyase, whose protein sequence is MELNTLTAISPIDGRYFEKTKVLNSIFSEFGLIKYRVLIEVRWLQAMSEIDGIAEVPSFSKEASEFLTNIATSFSLADAQAVKDIERTTNHDVKAVEYFLKEKIKSHAELNAVSEFFHFACTSEDINNLSHALMLLDGRKVMLAQMQNILSLMTDLAKSNASTPMLSRTHGQTASPTTVGKEMANFAYRLKRQIKHLENVKVMGKFNGAVGNFNAHISAYPDLDWQNISQAFIENLGVNYATYTPQIETHDYMAEYFHSINRFNTILIDFCRDVWGYISLGYFKQKTIAGEVGSSTMPHKVNPIDFENGEGNLGIANAINTHLADKLAISRWQRDLTDSTVLRNLGVSCAHCLVAYASIAKGIGKLKTNEEKLLADLNSSWEVLAEPIQTVMRRYGIDEPYEKLKALTRGQTINAAVLAEFVKNLDMPEDAKKALSELTPMTYIGDAEKLANDIDNLV, encoded by the coding sequence ATGGAACTCAATACACTCACTGCAATTTCACCCATCGATGGACGCTATTTTGAAAAAACCAAAGTCCTCAATTCAATTTTTAGTGAATTTGGACTGATTAAATATCGCGTATTAATTGAAGTTAGGTGGCTACAAGCAATGTCAGAAATCGACGGAATTGCCGAAGTGCCTTCGTTTAGCAAAGAGGCGTCCGAATTTTTGACCAATATTGCCACTAGTTTTTCACTAGCAGATGCGCAAGCGGTTAAAGATATTGAACGCACGACCAATCACGATGTGAAAGCGGTTGAATATTTCTTAAAAGAAAAAATTAAAAGCCATGCAGAATTAAATGCGGTTAGTGAATTTTTCCATTTTGCTTGCACTTCAGAAGACATTAATAACTTATCACACGCCTTAATGTTGCTTGATGGACGCAAAGTAATGTTGGCGCAAATGCAAAATATTTTGTCATTAATGACAGACTTAGCAAAATCCAATGCATCCACCCCAATGCTCTCTCGTACCCATGGTCAAACAGCATCACCAACAACCGTAGGCAAGGAAATGGCAAACTTCGCTTATCGCCTAAAACGCCAAATTAAACACCTAGAAAATGTCAAAGTGATGGGTAAATTTAACGGTGCAGTGGGTAATTTTAATGCCCATATTTCAGCCTACCCAGATTTAGATTGGCAAAATATCTCACAAGCGTTTATTGAAAATTTGGGCGTTAATTACGCCACCTATACACCGCAAATCGAAACCCACGATTATATGGCTGAATATTTCCATTCAATCAATCGTTTTAATACGATTTTGATTGATTTTTGTCGCGATGTTTGGGGTTATATTTCTTTGGGTTATTTCAAGCAAAAAACCATTGCTGGCGAAGTTGGTTCTTCAACCATGCCCCATAAAGTTAACCCAATTGACTTTGAAAATGGCGAGGGTAATTTAGGCATTGCCAACGCCATTAATACGCATTTGGCGGACAAATTAGCGATTTCTCGCTGGCAGAGAGATTTGACTGACTCAACGGTTTTAAGAAATCTCGGTGTTAGTTGTGCACATTGCTTAGTGGCGTATGCGTCGATTGCAAAAGGCATAGGAAAACTTAAAACCAATGAGGAAAAATTATTGGCAGATTTAAACAGTTCATGGGAAGTTTTGGCAGAGCCGATTCAAACGGTAATGCGTCGTTATGGTATTGACGAGCCGTATGAAAAACTCAAAGCACTCACCCGTGGACAAACGATTAATGCAGCAGTATTAGCAGAATTTGTGAAAAATCTTGATATGCCAGAGGATGCGAAAAAAGCCTTATCTGAATTAACCCCAATGACTTACATAGGTGATGCAGAAAAACTAGCAAACGATATTGATAATTTGGTATAA